A genomic stretch from Falco naumanni isolate bFalNau1 chromosome 4, bFalNau1.pat, whole genome shotgun sequence includes:
- the CHDH gene encoding choline dehydrogenase, mitochondrial: protein MSYLIKGVKCCSPVNQMHKITGNLFKAHILKNILGINEQQFKISRALSQLSSEKANSYNYVIVGAGSAGCVLANRLTEDPLSTVLLLEAGPKDTLLGSKRLMWKIHMPAALTYNLCDEKYNWYYHTTSQKHMDNRVMYWPRGRVWGGSSSLNAMVYIRGHAEDYNRWSREGAIGWDYEHCLPYFKKAQTHELGPDQYRGGNGPLYVSRGKTNHPLHHAFLEATQQAGYPFTDDMNGYQQEGFGWMDMTIYQGQRWSTASAYLRPAMSRPNLSVEEKTLVTKILFEGTKSIGVEYVRKGQRKKAFASKEVILSGGAINSPQLLMLSGIGNADDLKKLGVPVVCHLPGVGQNLQDHLEVYVQQKCTKPITLYNAQKPVNMVRIGLEWLWKFTGEGATAHLESGGFIRSEPGVPHPDIQFHFLPSQVIDHGRVASTMEAYQVHVGPMRSTSVGWLKLKSTDPNDHPIIEPNYLSTERDIGEFRQCVKLTREIFAQKAFEKFRGPEIQPGNNVQSDKEIDAFIRQRADSAYHPSCTCKMGQLSDSTAVVDPQTKVIGVENLRVVDASIMPSVVSGNLNAPTIMIAEKAADIIKGLPSLQEKNVPVYKPKTLKTQR, encoded by the exons ATGTCATACTTAATTAAAGGAGTTAAATGTTGCAGTCCTGTGAATCAGATGCACAAAATAACAGGAAATCTGTTTAAAGCACACATATTAAAGAACATATTGGGCATCAATGAACAACAATTCAAAATTTCACGTGCATTATCTCAACTTAGTTCTGAAAAGGCAAACTCTTATAATTATGTCATTGTTGGAGCTGGATCAGCAGGGTGTGTATTAGCCAACAGGCTGACTGAAGACCCTCTCAGTACAGTACTACTTTTGGAAGCAGGCCCTAAAGATACCCTTCTAGGTAGTAAAAGACTGATGTGGAAGATTCATATGCCTGCTGCATTAACATACAACCTCTGTGATGAGAAATATAACTGGTATTACCACACAACATCACAAAAGCATATGGATAACCGAGTTATGTACTGGCCCCGTGGAAGAGTGTGGGGTGGTTCCTCTTCTCTCAATGCTATGGTATACATTCGTGGGCATGCAGAAGATTATAACCgatggagcagggaaggggctATAGGATGGGACTATGAACATTGCTTGCCCTATTTTAAGAAGGCACAGACACATGAACTGGGGCCAGATCAGTACAGAGGTGGAAATGGACCCCTGTATGTGTcaagagggaaaacaaaccaTCCTCTTCATCATGCATTCCTGGAGGCAACCCAACAAGCTGGGTATCCCTTCACAGATGATATGAATGGCTATCAGCAAGAAGGATTTGGCTGGATGGACATGACTATATACCAAG GTCAAAGATGGAGCACAGCTAGTGCTTACCTTCGCCCAGCCATGTCACGCCCAAATTTGTCAGTTGAAGAGAAGACACTTGTAACAAAAATCTTGTTTGAAGGAACAAAATCTATTGGTGTTGAGTATGTGAgaaaaggacaaaggaaaaag GCTTTTGCCAgtaaagaagttattttaagtGGAGGTGCCATAAATTCTCCACAGCTGCTTATGTTGTCTGGGATTGGCAATGCAGATGATCTAAAAAAACTGGGGGTTCCTGTTGTTTGCCATCTTCCTg GGGTAGGCCAGAACCTTCAGGATCATTTAGAAGTGTACGTCCAGCAAAAGTGCACCAAACCTATTACTCTATATAACGCACAGAAGCCAGTTAACATGGTGAGGATTGGTCTAGAATGGCTTTGGAAGTTTACAG GTGAGGGAGCCACTGCCCACTTGGAATCTGGTGGTTTTATCCGAAGTGAACCAGGGGTTCCTCACCCCGACATTCAGTTCCACTTTCTCCCTTCCCAGGTTATTGATCATGGTCGTGTTGCTTCTACAATGGAAGCTTACCAG GTCCACGTGGGACCCATGAGGAGCACAAGTGTGGGCTGGCTAAAGCTGAAGAGCACAGACCCAAACGACCATCCTATCATTGAGCCAAACTACTTGTCAACAG AAAGAGATATTGGGGAATTCCGCCAGTGCGTCAAGTTGACCAGAGAGATCTTTGCtcagaaagcttttgaaaaatttcgTGGGCCTGAAATTCAACCAGGAAACAATGTTCAGTCTGACAAAGAAATAGATGCTTTCATAAGACAGAGAGCTGACAGTGCTTATCATCCTTCCTGCACCTGTAAAATGGGTCAGCTTTCAGATAGCACTGCTGTAGTTGATCCCCAAACAAAAGTAATTGGTGTTGAAAACTTGCGAGTAGTAGATGCTTCAATAATGCCCAGTGTTGTCAGTGGAAATTTGAATGCCCCAACTATTATGATAGCAGAGAAAGCTGCAGATATAATTAAGGGCCTCCCAtcacttcaggagaaaaatgttcCTGTATATAAGCCCAAGACCTTGAAAACACAGAGATAA